Below is a genomic region from Pyrococcus kukulkanii.
TGCTGAAATGCTTAACTTATATGCCCAAACTCTTGCCAAGACTAAAGATGAAAAGGTAAGGAGGCAGATAATTGAAGTCTTGGAGGACATCGTTGAAAACTTGAGACTTGTTGGATTCACTCACTATAGTAGGGAAGAGATGCTTCTCTTCCCCTACATAGAGAGGCTTGGTCTTACTGCAGTTGCGACTGTTCTATGGACGAAGCATGATGAGATAAGGTTCATAATAAAGAGACTTCAAGAATTCCTCGCTAAAAGGGATTACAGTAAGTTCATCAAAGATGCACAAGAAGCTTCAAGGGCATTAATCGATATGGTCTTCAGGGAAGATAATATTCTCTATCCCACCATGGAAGCTCTCCTCGGAGAGGGTGAGTGGAAAGCCATAAGAATGCAGGAACAAGAATTCGAGTATTACAAGGTGAAGCCTAAAGAATGGGATCCCGGGGTTGAGCCAGTTTATCCTTGGCAGATTGACCCCAAACTTTCTGCAGAGAAAATATTGAGCCTACCCCGGGAAATTAAAGAGGCAATAGAGAGATATGGGTTGCAACCTGATAAGAGCGGAAACATAAAGAGACCTGGTGATATCGACCTGGGAACGGGTTACTTAAGCGTTGAGGAGCTAAAAGCTATCTTTGAGATACTTCCATTAGATATAACTTTTGTTGACAGGAGCGACAGGGTAAGGTTCTTCTCTCCTGGAGAGAGAATCTTTGCGAGGCCTTTAAATATCCTAGGAAGGCCCGTTCAGCTCTGTCATCCTCCCAAGAGTGTTCACATTGTTAACAAAATACTCAAAGCATTCAAAGAGGGAAGGAAAGATAAGGCAGAATTTTGGCTGAGACTTGGAGACAAGTTTGTGTATATCCTATATGTTCCAGTGAGAAATGAAAAAGGTGAGTATCTAGGAACTCTTGAGATAACTATGGATGTAAAAAGGTATAAAGAGTTAGAGGGAGAGAAAAGACTGCTGGACTGGAGGGACTAAAAATGAATGAGGAGATATTCAGGAGGAGAGTGAGGAGATTTCAGGAGGAGCTTAGAAAAAGGGATATAGACGGGGCGGTCATAAGAACATTATCCTCCTTTATCTACTTCACTGGGACCAAGTGGCTTAGGCCTTCCCTTCTGATTCCGGCAGAGGGAGAACCTAAGGTTCTCGTAGTAAGGAACGAAGCGGAAGAATTCAAGAGAAGGAGCTGGATAGAAGACGTTGAGGAGTACCAGAAGGTTGAGGATTTAATGGCTTCAGTGGTAACTTGGATACATACCAATGGAATGGAAAGGGTAGGTCTTGAGTTTGGGTTTGAGAGAGACGCATACCTTGCGTTCCTCAAAATGTTCCAGAGACTTAATCCGACAATAGATGTAGTTGACATACTCGACGTAACGATGAGTTTAAGGATGATTAAGGATGAATGGGAGCTTGAGCAAATTAGAAAGGCTGGAAAGATAGCAAAAGCTGGAATGGAGGTTGCTGAGGAAGTTATAAAGCCGGGAAAGAGCGAGCTCGAGATAGCAGCTGAGATAATGAGGGAGCTTATGATTAGGGGTAGTGAAGATCCTAAGGTTTACGTCTCCACGACCCCTAGAGCTCATGCTGAGCCCTTCCGAGACCTGAAGGTTAAGGAGAATGGAGTTGTTACAGTGGTTATTGGTACCGATTACAACCACTATTATGCTAATATAGCCAGAACGTTCATTATTGGGGATCCTGGGGCTAGAGTTAAAGAAGCCATGAAGGTAAAGGAGGAGGCCTATAAGCTAGCATTGGAGGAGACAAAGATTGGTGTTTCACTAAGCTCCGTTGAGAAGAAGCTGGCAGAGTTCTTTAGGGCGAGAGGATTTGCCAATGAATATATCACAGGCTATACGCATGGAGTAGGCCTGCTAATTGAAGAGTTGCCTATGCCAACGATAATAGTCCAAACTAGGGCTCAAAAAGTTCAGGAGAACATGGTCCTCAGTATAATTCACGCTCCCTTAATGTTGCCTGAGGGAAGCATAAAGCACGAGGATACATACATAGTGAAGAGGGAAAGGTTGGAGAAAATAACCAAGTAAATATTTTTTTCTCTATCTTCTTTTGGTTCTGGGAGGACTTTATTTTCTGTTCTAAACCTATTGTCGCATTGGAAGTCTACAAACTCTTGGGGGTTTAGTTTTGGAAGTTCATCATGGGAGCATGAATCAGCTAAAACTTTTTATATAATTCCATCAAGAATGATTCTCATGAGAATCATTCCTAGAAGAATTGAAGTGGAAAAAGTGAGATCCCCTGGGTGGAAGATGATATACGGGCGGAGAAAGACTGGAAAAACGTTCTTAGTTGAGAAATTCACGAAATGGGACAAGTTTTATTTTGTAAAAAGAGATGGTAGTATTTTTGACAAACAAACTGCAACTTCCATGACTTATCGGGAATTCATCAGTGGCTTACTTCAGGATTTAAGGGAAAGCAGAAGGGTCGTTATAGATGAATTTCACAGACTGCCAGACGAGTTTCTGGACTTTCTCCATGCATATTCCGGTACTGGAGACCTTATACTGATAACGTCAACACTCTGGCTTGCAACTAGGCTCATTGCTCGGAGAGAAAGTCCTCTCCTCGGAATAGCAGAGCCAATTAAAGTTGGCTTAATTGATGAGAGGGAATTGCTTGTTGAACTCGAAAAGGAGGTTAACGGAAAAGAATTGATAGAGGCGGCAACGTACTTAAGGGAGCCTATTTTAGTCCCGATATACAGGCCGCCATTGAGGAGATTCCTTGCAGAGTACTTGGCAAGTTCTGGGGCTATAGTTGAAGAAATCGTCGGAGAAGCTTTCAGGGAAGAGGAAGTTACCATGTCTAGGGTGTATTTAGCTATTCTTTCTGCTGTAGCAGACGGAATGCAGAAGAGTGGAGAAATAACAAGCGTTTTAATGAATAAGGGGCTAATAGAGTCGCCCTCTGCAGTTCAGAAATATTTGAAAATCCTTACGGCCATGGGATTTCTTGAAAAAATTCCCATATATGGAAAGAAAAGGTTTAGGTACAGAATATCTTCCCCCTTGTTAGATCTTCACTTTTACCTAGAGGAAAAGTACTCTTACACGGAGCTTGAGACACCAGTAGAGTTTATAGTCAAGGTTATTGAGATGAAGCTGCCCCTTCACGTTCAGTACTTCGTGGAGAACCTGCTAAGCAAAGTGTACGGGCTAAGAAAAACAAAAATCGAAGAGCCGAAACTTGAAGTTGACATAGCCCTCCTAAGGTTCAGTCGGCTCGAAATTGTCGGTGAGGTAAAGTGGAAGTCAAGAGTTAAGGAGGAAGAAATTAGAAAAATAGAAGAAAAACTCCAGAAATTTAAATGCAGGAAAGTATTATTCGTTCCATCCTTGGATGTTCTGGAGAGAGAACCTAAGAACGTTGAAGTGCTAACACCAGAAGATCTTGTAAGGCTCGCTAGGAAAAGCTTGCCACCTATGGTGAATAGATAAACTTTCTTAAACCTCCTTCCAATAATTTTACGGTGGTGAAATGTTCAGATTAAGCGATTTCGATTTTCACAATAAGGCGGTTTTCCTTCGTGCTGACCTCAATTCACCAATGAAAGATGGCAAGATAATCAGTGACGCGAGATTTAGGGCTGTGCTTCCAACGATAAAGTACCTGCTTGAAAGTGGAGCAAGGCTTGTTATGGGCACTCACCAGGGAAAGCCATACAGTGAGGACTATGCCACAACTGAAGAACACGCGAGGGTTCTCTCAGAGCTATTGAACCAGCACGTTGAGTACGTTGAAGATGTATTTGGAAGGTACGCTAGAGAGAAGATTAAGGAGCTCAAACCAGGAGAAGTTCTAATGCTTGAAAACCTTAGGTTTTCGGCTGAGGAAGTTAAAAACAAGCCTATAGAGGAATGTGAAAAAACGTTCTTCGTTAAAAAGCTTTCCCAGGTTATAGATCTGGTAGTGAACGATGCCTTTGCCGCCGCACATAGAAGCCAGCCCTCCCTTGTTGGTTTCGCAAGGGTAAAGCCCATGATAATGGGACTCTTAA
It encodes:
- a CDS encoding ATP-binding protein, which produces MRIIPRRIEVEKVRSPGWKMIYGRRKTGKTFLVEKFTKWDKFYFVKRDGSIFDKQTATSMTYREFISGLLQDLRESRRVVIDEFHRLPDEFLDFLHAYSGTGDLILITSTLWLATRLIARRESPLLGIAEPIKVGLIDERELLVELEKEVNGKELIEAATYLREPILVPIYRPPLRRFLAEYLASSGAIVEEIVGEAFREEEVTMSRVYLAILSAVADGMQKSGEITSVLMNKGLIESPSAVQKYLKILTAMGFLEKIPIYGKKRFRYRISSPLLDLHFYLEEKYSYTELETPVEFIVKVIEMKLPLHVQYFVENLLSKVYGLRKTKIEEPKLEVDIALLRFSRLEIVGEVKWKSRVKEEEIRKIEEKLQKFKCRKVLFVPSLDVLEREPKNVEVLTPEDLVRLARKSLPPMVNR
- a CDS encoding M24 family metallopeptidase — encoded protein: MNEEIFRRRVRRFQEELRKRDIDGAVIRTLSSFIYFTGTKWLRPSLLIPAEGEPKVLVVRNEAEEFKRRSWIEDVEEYQKVEDLMASVVTWIHTNGMERVGLEFGFERDAYLAFLKMFQRLNPTIDVVDILDVTMSLRMIKDEWELEQIRKAGKIAKAGMEVAEEVIKPGKSELEIAAEIMRELMIRGSEDPKVYVSTTPRAHAEPFRDLKVKENGVVTVVIGTDYNHYYANIARTFIIGDPGARVKEAMKVKEEAYKLALEETKIGVSLSSVEKKLAEFFRARGFANEYITGYTHGVGLLIEELPMPTIIVQTRAQKVQENMVLSIIHAPLMLPEGSIKHEDTYIVKRERLEKITK
- a CDS encoding DUF438 domain-containing protein, with amino-acid sequence MTEGLKNFEVKKEKLKGLLLKLHEGADVEELKEEFREILASISPLEIPLIEQELVKEGISVKDIAKMCDLHVEIFREAIAGAGEYSHLPDGHPLKTLYLENREIMKDAEMLNLYAQTLAKTKDEKVRRQIIEVLEDIVENLRLVGFTHYSREEMLLFPYIERLGLTAVATVLWTKHDEIRFIIKRLQEFLAKRDYSKFIKDAQEASRALIDMVFREDNILYPTMEALLGEGEWKAIRMQEQEFEYYKVKPKEWDPGVEPVYPWQIDPKLSAEKILSLPREIKEAIERYGLQPDKSGNIKRPGDIDLGTGYLSVEELKAIFEILPLDITFVDRSDRVRFFSPGERIFARPLNILGRPVQLCHPPKSVHIVNKILKAFKEGRKDKAEFWLRLGDKFVYILYVPVRNEKGEYLGTLEITMDVKRYKELEGEKRLLDWRD